From a single Buchnera aphidicola (Aphis craccivora) genomic region:
- a CDS encoding D-alanine--D-alanine ligase, which yields MKKKVAVLFGGNSTERKISIASGYAVLKSLIRSGINAHPFDTRDFPIMQLRKQNFNTAYIALHGKGGEDGSIQGILEYLNIPYTGSGIMTSSIAFDKKKTKLLWKSSGLPVLPDIYIKKADMLKNFNFLSTKNFCTLKYPLVVKPNNQGSSIGIKLVNSKDQLKNAIEITFNYSDTILVEKFIKGTEYTVSILDKKILPAIKIITKNHFYDYAAKYQLSSTKYVCPSGLNLEQEKELKKIAKKAWSILGCNGCARIDLILDNNNKFWLLEINTIPGMTNRSLLPISANAIGISFDELVLKILNTTITPTI from the coding sequence ATGAAAAAAAAAGTAGCAGTTTTATTTGGTGGTAATTCTACAGAAAGAAAAATATCAATAGCATCAGGATATGCAGTTTTAAAAAGCTTGATTCGATCTGGTATTAATGCACATCCGTTTGATACACGTGATTTTCCTATTATGCAATTAAGAAAACAAAATTTTAATACTGCATATATTGCTCTTCATGGGAAAGGAGGTGAAGATGGGAGTATTCAAGGTATACTAGAATATTTAAATATTCCTTATACTGGTAGCGGAATCATGACATCTTCTATTGCTTTTGATAAGAAAAAAACTAAACTATTATGGAAATCATCTGGTCTTCCGGTATTGCCTGATATATATATTAAAAAAGCAGATATGTTAAAAAATTTTAATTTTTTATCAACAAAAAATTTTTGTACATTAAAATATCCTCTTGTAGTAAAACCAAACAATCAAGGCTCCAGCATAGGAATAAAATTAGTTAACTCAAAAGATCAGCTAAAAAATGCGATTGAAATAACATTTAATTATAGCGATACTATTCTAGTAGAAAAATTTATAAAAGGCACAGAATATACAGTTTCAATTCTTGATAAAAAAATATTACCTGCTATTAAAATTATCACAAAAAATCATTTTTATGATTATGCTGCAAAATATCAATTATCTTCTACTAAATATGTATGTCCAAGTGGATTAAATTTAGAGCAAGAAAAAGAATTAAAAAAAATAGCAAAAAAAGCTTGGAGTATATTAGGATGTAATGGATGCGCTAGAATTGATCTAATATTAGATAATAATAATAAATTTTGGTTATTAGAAATAAATACTATTCCTGGTATGACAAATCGTAGTTTACTTCCAATATCTGCAAATGCCATAGGTATATCATTTGATGAGTTAGTATTGAAAATTTTAAACACAACTATTACACCAACTATTTAA
- the murC gene encoding UDP-N-acetylmuramate--L-alanine ligase, whose amino-acid sequence MNIKNIKQNDFFKNKLLNKIHFIGIGGSGMNGIALILLQLGYKISGSDISKTLITQKLVKLGAIIYFQHSKKNIENIDLIVISSAISLTNPEIIEAKKKNIPILLRAEMLQILMQYKFGIAISGTHGKTTTTAMIFDIFHENKLDPTAINGGLIKSINSYSKLGYSNYLIAEADESDGSFLYLTPKTIIVTNIEPDHMNYYNNDFNLLKKSFLKFINTIPLNGTVILCIDNNAIKDIIPKIKCKIITYGFDKTAEIHISYYKQNNFISNFTLVRKNQSNLKVILKIPGKHNALNAAAAVAVAINQNISDQNILKSLKNFQGTCRRFEYLGKISIKTKKIFKKNIMLIDDYGHHPTELLENIKTIRTSWPKKNLIMIFQPHRYTRTYNLYNDFIKVLSQVDTLLILNVYSANENIISGANSKSLYNDIKKTKNMNIVFVENYKLILNFIVHYLNGNDIILIQGAGNIEKLANKIFIQKNKKVII is encoded by the coding sequence ATGAATATAAAAAATATAAAACAAAATGATTTCTTTAAAAATAAACTATTAAATAAAATTCATTTCATAGGAATTGGAGGCTCTGGAATGAATGGAATTGCTTTAATTTTATTACAATTGGGATATAAAATAAGTGGTTCAGATATATCAAAAACTTTAATTACACAAAAACTAGTGAAATTAGGAGCAATTATTTATTTTCAACATTCTAAAAAAAATATTGAGAATATTGATTTAATTGTTATATCTAGCGCTATTTCATTAACTAATCCAGAAATAATAGAAGCAAAAAAAAAAAATATTCCTATATTATTAAGAGCAGAAATGTTACAAATATTAATGCAATATAAATTTGGAATAGCTATTTCTGGGACACATGGAAAAACAACTACTACTGCAATGATTTTTGATATATTTCATGAAAATAAATTAGATCCTACTGCTATCAACGGTGGTTTAATAAAATCAATCAATTCTTATTCCAAACTAGGATATTCTAATTATCTTATTGCAGAAGCAGATGAAAGCGATGGTTCATTTCTTTATTTAACTCCAAAAACTATTATTGTGACTAATATTGAACCTGATCATATGAATTATTATAATAATGATTTTAATTTACTAAAAAAATCATTTTTAAAATTTATAAACACCATCCCATTAAATGGTACTGTTATATTATGTATAGATAATAATGCTATAAAAGATATAATCCCAAAAATAAAATGCAAAATAATTACATATGGATTTGATAAAACTGCAGAAATTCACATTTCTTATTACAAACAAAATAATTTTATTTCAAATTTTACTTTAGTCCGAAAAAATCAATCCAATTTAAAAGTTATTTTAAAAATACCTGGAAAACATAATGCTTTAAATGCAGCAGCTGCAGTAGCGGTAGCGATAAACCAAAACATATCCGATCAAAATATTCTTAAATCATTGAAAAATTTTCAAGGAACTTGTAGAAGATTTGAATATCTTGGAAAAATCTCAATCAAAACAAAGAAAATTTTTAAAAAAAATATTATGTTAATAGACGACTATGGTCATCATCCAACTGAATTATTAGAAAATATTAAAACAATAAGAACTAGCTGGCCTAAAAAAAATTTAATAATGATATTTCAACCTCATCGATATACAAGAACATATAATTTATATAACGATTTTATTAAAGTTTTATCTCAAGTAGATACATTATTAATATTGAACGTTTATTCTGCAAATGAAAATATTATTTCTGGAGCAAATAGTAAATCACTATATAATGACATTAAAAAAACAAAAAATATGAACATAGTTTTCGTTGAAAATTACAAACTCATATTAAATTTTATTGTTCATTATTTGAATGGAAATGATATTATTTTGATACAAGGTGCTGGAAATATAGAAAAGTTAGCTAATAAAATTTTTATTCAAAAAAATAAAAAAGTGATAATATGA
- the murG gene encoding undecaprenyldiphospho-muramoylpentapeptide beta-N-acetylglucosaminyltransferase → MSAKKIIIMAGGSGGHVFPAITIANYLIQNGWDVNWIGTKNKIESDVVPKYNIKMHFININGLRNANFKTVVSSPIHILKSYFKIKKIINNYLPNIILGMGGYVSGPGGLAAWTSKIPFVLHEQNKIPGITNRLLSKISTKNMQAFPGSLPNAEVVGNPIREDIIKIPSPIYRFKNRFGPLRILIVGGSQGASIFNRILPKISLFLKSKVIIWHQAGKNELEKTKKKYQKYGLHQHIINCFIEDIASAYTWADVIISRSGALTVSEIATVGLGAIFIPYPHKDQQQLLNAQDLKNNGAAKIIEQSKFNIKSILNILNSLDREKLFVMAKKAFSLRVKNSTMKIFKIINNISKK, encoded by the coding sequence ATGAGTGCTAAAAAAATTATAATTATGGCAGGAGGTAGTGGCGGTCATGTTTTTCCAGCTATTACTATAGCAAATTATTTAATTCAAAATGGATGGGATGTAAATTGGATAGGAACAAAAAATAAAATAGAATCTGATGTTGTTCCTAAATATAACATTAAAATGCATTTTATTAATATAAATGGATTAAGAAATGCTAATTTTAAAACCGTAGTTTCTTCTCCAATACATATATTAAAATCATATTTTAAAATAAAAAAAATTATAAATAATTATTTACCAAATATTATATTAGGTATGGGAGGATATGTATCTGGTCCTGGAGGATTGGCAGCGTGGACTTCAAAAATTCCTTTTGTTTTACATGAACAAAATAAAATTCCAGGTATTACAAATCGATTACTTTCTAAAATATCAACAAAAAATATGCAAGCTTTTCCAGGTTCTTTACCAAATGCTGAAGTTGTAGGAAACCCAATTCGTGAAGATATTATAAAAATTCCATCTCCTATATATCGTTTTAAAAATAGATTCGGTCCTCTAAGAATATTGATTGTTGGAGGCAGTCAAGGTGCATCTATTTTTAATAGAATCTTGCCTAAGATATCATTATTTTTAAAATCAAAAGTTATTATTTGGCATCAAGCTGGAAAAAATGAACTAGAAAAAACAAAAAAAAAATATCAAAAATATGGATTACATCAACACATAATTAATTGTTTTATTGAAGATATAGCTTCTGCATACACATGGGCTGATGTGATTATATCTCGTTCTGGCGCATTAACTGTAAGTGAAATTGCTACTGTTGGGCTCGGAGCAATTTTTATACCATACCCGCACAAAGATCAACAACAATTATTAAATGCACAAGATTTAAAAAATAATGGTGCTGCAAAAATTATTGAGCAATCTAAATTTAATATAAAATCCATATTAAACATATTGAACTCTTTAGATCGAGAAAAATTATTTGTAATGGCAAAAAAAGCATTTTCTCTTAGAGTGAAAAACTCTACAATGAAAATTTTTAAAATAATTAATAATATTTCTAAAAAATAG
- the ftsW gene encoding cell division protein FtsW yields the protein MKKSKKKYIILYDRLLVWLTLALCVTGLIMVISTSIPIGQSLYKDPFFFAKREIFYFILIFLLSFVFLRIPVISWKEYSNIILIFSVLLLIFVLLIGKSVHGSYRWISIGILHIQPAEICKISSFLYISNYLSRKIKEVHNNFWGFFKPMGIITIQSILLLAEPDLGTVVVLFLTVLSVLFLSGAKIKQFFSIILLALLMVIFLILIKPYRMNRILSFWNPWKDPFGNGYQLTQSLIALGRGHFFGQGLGNSIQKLNYLPEAHSDFIFSIIGEELGYIGCFLILLTIFLISFRAMYIGQKSLEKKQIFSGFLACSIGLWFSFQTLINIGAVTGILPTKGLTLPLISYGGSSLIINLMAICILLRIDFELRLSENQALPKEN from the coding sequence ATAAAAAAAAGTAAAAAAAAATATATCATATTATATGACAGACTACTAGTATGGTTAACTTTAGCTTTATGTGTTACCGGATTAATAATGGTGATATCTACATCTATACCTATAGGACAAAGTTTGTACAAAGATCCCTTTTTTTTTGCAAAAAGAGAAATATTTTATTTTATTTTAATATTTTTATTATCTTTTGTTTTTTTACGTATACCTGTGATTTCTTGGAAAGAATATAGTAATATTATACTAATATTTTCAGTATTATTGCTTATTTTTGTATTATTAATAGGAAAATCAGTACATGGATCTTATAGATGGATAAGTATAGGTATATTACATATACAACCTGCTGAAATATGCAAAATTTCTTCTTTTCTTTATATATCTAATTACCTTTCTAGAAAAATCAAAGAAGTACATAATAACTTTTGGGGATTTTTCAAGCCCATGGGTATTATTACTATTCAATCGATCCTTTTATTAGCAGAGCCTGATTTAGGAACAGTTGTTGTTTTATTTCTTACTGTTTTATCAGTTTTATTTCTTTCCGGTGCAAAAATAAAACAATTTTTTTCAATTATTTTATTAGCATTATTAATGGTAATATTTTTAATATTAATAAAACCATATCGTATGAATAGAATATTATCGTTTTGGAATCCTTGGAAAGATCCATTTGGCAACGGATATCAATTGACACAATCGTTAATTGCTTTAGGAAGAGGTCATTTTTTTGGACAAGGATTAGGAAATTCAATACAAAAACTAAATTATTTACCAGAAGCACATAGTGATTTTATATTTTCTATTATAGGAGAAGAATTGGGATATATAGGTTGTTTCTTAATATTGTTAACTATTTTCTTAATTTCTTTTCGAGCTATGTATATTGGACAAAAATCTTTAGAAAAAAAACAAATTTTTTCTGGTTTTTTAGCTTGTTCCATTGGTTTATGGTTTAGTTTTCAAACTTTAATTAATATTGGAGCTGTTACTGGTATATTACCAACTAAAGGATTAACTTTGCCGTTAATTAGTTATGGAGGTTCAAGTTTAATTATTAATTTAATGGCTATTTGTATTTTATTGCGAATTGATTTTGAACTAAGGTTAAGCGAAAACCAAGCCCTACCTAAGGAAAATTAA
- the murD gene encoding UDP-N-acetylmuramoyl-L-alanine--D-glutamate ligase codes for MPYKKYSKKKILILGLGLTGISCMRFFLKRGIIPKIIDESKKPYYLNKIPKVVQYKVGYLEKTWILESDLIIISPGISSFKPILIQARTLGIEIISDIELFCREAKSPIISITGTNGKSTVATMVKKIAKKSGYKVHLGGNIGFPALEMLEKKTDLYILELSSFQLENIFSLKSKIAVVLNINEDHLDRYPKGFQQYKKIKLSIYKNSEICLVNLKEKIFHLKNQHKKYITFGTKDSDYYIDNIEGNVFLYCKKEKILDISKTSLYGYQSYENALVSLAISDAMNFPREKTKIVLSSFLNLPHRFQIIHKRNNISWINDSKSTNVNSTKAALENINIQGTIRLLLGGDKKSADFNVLKNYLEKLKIKVYCFGKDGANIAKICQKKSIYVEDLKQAITLISKEAISGDVVLLSPGCSSKDQFKNFEERGDLFITLSKEIS; via the coding sequence ATGCCGTATAAGAAGTATTCAAAGAAAAAAATATTAATTTTAGGTTTAGGTTTAACTGGTATATCTTGTATGCGTTTTTTTTTAAAAAGAGGAATAATTCCTAAAATAATTGATGAATCTAAAAAACCTTATTATTTAAATAAAATTCCTAAAGTTGTTCAATATAAAGTAGGATATTTAGAAAAAACATGGATTTTAGAATCAGATTTAATTATTATTAGTCCTGGAATATCTTCTTTTAAACCTATTTTAATACAAGCTCGGACATTGGGTATTGAAATAATTAGTGACATTGAGCTATTTTGTAGAGAAGCAAAATCTCCAATTATTTCTATTACAGGAACTAATGGAAAAAGCACCGTAGCTACAATGGTTAAAAAAATTGCAAAAAAATCAGGATATAAAGTGCATTTAGGAGGAAATATTGGATTTCCAGCATTAGAAATGTTAGAAAAAAAAACTGATTTATATATACTAGAACTATCTAGTTTTCAACTAGAAAATATATTTAGCTTAAAATCAAAAATAGCTGTAGTACTTAATATTAACGAAGATCATTTAGATAGATACCCAAAAGGATTTCAGCAATATAAAAAAATAAAATTATCTATTTATAAAAATTCAGAAATATGCTTAGTAAATTTGAAAGAAAAAATTTTTCATTTAAAGAATCAACATAAAAAATATATTACTTTTGGAACAAAAGATAGTGATTATTATATTGATAATATTGAAGGTAATGTTTTTTTGTATTGTAAAAAAGAAAAAATACTTGATATATCGAAAACATCACTATACGGATATCAAAGCTATGAAAATGCTTTAGTATCATTAGCAATTTCAGATGCTATGAATTTTCCTCGGGAAAAAACTAAAATAGTACTTAGTAGTTTTTTAAATTTACCACACCGATTTCAAATAATACATAAACGCAATAATATATCTTGGATTAACGATTCAAAATCTACAAATGTTAATAGTACTAAAGCTGCTTTAGAAAATATTAATATTCAAGGAACAATAAGATTATTATTAGGAGGGGATAAAAAATCTGCTGATTTTAATGTTCTAAAAAATTATTTAGAAAAATTAAAAATTAAAGTATATTGTTTTGGAAAAGATGGTGCAAATATAGCAAAAATATGTCAAAAAAAATCTATTTATGTTGAAGATTTAAAACAAGCTATAACTTTAATTTCTAAAGAAGCAATATCAGGTGATGTAGTGCTGTTATCTCCAGGATGTAGTAGTAAAGATCAATTTAAAAACTTTGAAGAAAGAGGTGATCTTTTTATAACATTATCAAAGGAAATAAGTTAA
- the mraY gene encoding phospho-N-acetylmuramoyl-pentapeptide-transferase translates to MIFLINKYLNFKTFTFISFRIIFSLLTSFFINLFIGPYIISYFKKLQKFQVIRTDGPIKHFDKNNTPTMGGVFIIISICISTFLYCDLNNIYIWYVLAIILGYGLIGLLDDYKKIKFNNSTGLKISYKFFLLSIIAIFIIYIMYSEKNNNISIELIIPFYTSIPVKINYFYVFFSYFVIVGTSNGVNLTDGLDGLAIMPVILLSFGFGLIAYFSSDINLSSYINISYSEKANELSVLCGAIVGSGLGFLWFNTYPAKIFMGDVGSLSLGGALGIISILLHQELLLLIMGGVFVFETMSVILQIIYFKIRKKRIFKMAPIHHHYEIKGLSEPLITIRFWIISFILLLLGIISLRIHDAV, encoded by the coding sequence ATGATATTTTTAATTAATAAATACTTGAATTTTAAAACATTTACTTTTATTTCTTTTCGAATAATATTTAGTTTATTAACATCATTTTTTATTAATTTATTTATTGGACCATATATTATATCTTATTTTAAAAAATTACAAAAATTTCAAGTTATAAGAACTGATGGACCTATTAAACATTTTGATAAAAATAATACTCCTACTATGGGAGGAGTATTTATCATTATTTCAATATGCATATCTACTTTTCTTTATTGTGATTTAAATAATATATATATTTGGTACGTTCTTGCGATTATATTAGGATACGGCTTAATTGGGTTATTAGATGATTATAAAAAAATTAAATTTAATAATTCAACTGGATTAAAAATATCATATAAATTTTTTTTGTTGTCAATAATTGCTATATTCATTATTTATATAATGTATTCTGAAAAAAATAATAATATTTCTATTGAACTAATAATTCCTTTTTACACTTCTATACCTGTAAAAATAAATTATTTTTATGTATTTTTCTCTTACTTTGTTATTGTAGGTACAAGTAATGGAGTGAATTTAACAGATGGATTAGATGGATTAGCGATTATGCCAGTAATTCTTTTATCATTTGGATTTGGTTTAATTGCTTATTTTAGTTCTGATATTAATTTGTCTAGTTATATAAATATTTCTTATTCAGAAAAAGCAAATGAATTAAGCGTATTATGTGGAGCAATTGTTGGTTCTGGATTAGGATTTTTATGGTTTAATACTTATCCAGCTAAAATATTTATGGGAGATGTTGGATCTTTATCACTAGGCGGTGCATTAGGAATAATATCTATATTGCTACATCAAGAGTTATTATTGTTAATAATGGGTGGTGTTTTTGTTTTTGAAACTATGTCTGTAATATTACAAATAATCTACTTTAAAATTAGAAAAAAAAGAATATTCAAAATGGCCCCGATTCACCATCATTACGAAATAAAAGGATTATCAGAACCTTTAATTACTATTAGATTTTGGATAATATCGTTTATATTATTATTATTAGGAATTATATCTTTAAGGATACATGATGCCGTATAA
- a CDS encoding glutamate ligase domain-containing protein, with product MHTPSGTINIVLPYLGYQSISNALAASALAFSIHTPLKQIQIGLLKSPIIPGRLEPIQLNKNTILINDTYNSNVASMIIAIKILEKMPGYKILVIGDMAELGEKSILYHKIIGNIANVSNIDYIFTFGKYSNEIFKICKNGKHFSEKHKNMLTKKLKETMLKQNKSTILIKGSRHMKMEKIIEYLIKEYKKNDIFN from the coding sequence ATGCATACACCATCTGGTACAATAAATATTGTATTACCTTATTTGGGTTATCAAAGTATATCTAATGCCTTAGCTGCTAGTGCTCTTGCATTTTCTATTCATACACCACTAAAACAAATTCAAATTGGACTATTAAAATCTCCTATTATACCTGGACGATTAGAACCTATTCAATTAAATAAAAATACAATTTTAATTAATGATACATATAACTCGAACGTTGCTTCTATGATTATAGCAATTAAAATTTTAGAAAAAATGCCAGGTTATAAAATATTAGTCATAGGAGATATGGCAGAATTAGGTGAAAAAAGTATTTTATACCATAAAATCATAGGAAATATTGCTAATGTATCAAATATTGATTATATTTTTACTTTTGGAAAATATAGTAACGAAATTTTTAAAATCTGTAAAAATGGAAAACATTTTTCAGAAAAACATAAAAATATGTTAACTAAAAAATTAAAAGAAACAATGTTAAAACAAAACAAAAGTACAATTTTAATTAAAGGTTCACGTCATATGAAAATGGAAAAAATCATAGAATATTTAATAAAAGAGTATAAAAAAAATGATATTTTTAATTAA
- the murF gene encoding UDP-N-acetylmuramoyl-tripeptide--D-alanyl-D-alanine ligase: MIPISLKKIASITNGLLFGKNIIIDNIITNTKNIVPNSLFIALKGKKFDAHSFIKEAIKNGCSAIIADRQIISCISYVIVEDTTIALGQIAAWLRNIIDPKILAITGSCGKTSVKEMTASILKKKHNIIYTTNNENNHIGVPITLLKLKKIDKYGIIELGSNNPGEIHYISKIAQPNIALINNIYYSHLEGFKSLLGISKEKSEILSCLKNKGTVIINLDSHHLSQWRKKIQNKKIFYFSVKKKKKVIFLLLILKFMQIKHVLLCIHHLVQ; the protein is encoded by the coding sequence ATGATTCCTATTTCGTTAAAAAAAATTGCAAGTATTACAAATGGTTTGTTATTTGGAAAAAACATTATAATAGATAATATTATCACTAATACTAAAAATATAGTACCAAATAGCTTGTTTATTGCGTTAAAGGGTAAAAAGTTTGATGCACATTCTTTTATCAAAGAAGCTATAAAAAATGGATGTTCAGCAATAATAGCTGATAGACAAATAATATCTTGTATTTCTTATGTTATAGTTGAAGATACTACTATTGCTTTAGGACAAATTGCTGCTTGGCTTCGTAATATAATTGACCCAAAAATATTAGCTATCACTGGATCTTGCGGGAAAACTTCAGTAAAAGAAATGACTGCTTCTATACTGAAAAAAAAACATAATATCATATATACTACGAACAATGAAAATAATCACATAGGAGTCCCTATTACTTTATTAAAGTTAAAAAAAATAGATAAATATGGGATAATTGAGTTAGGATCCAATAATCCAGGTGAAATCCATTATATTTCAAAAATTGCTCAACCAAATATTGCGCTAATAAATAATATTTATTATTCACATTTGGAAGGATTCAAATCATTATTGGGAATATCAAAAGAAAAATCAGAAATATTATCTTGTTTAAAAAATAAAGGCACAGTTATTATTAATTTAGACAGTCATCATTTATCGCAATGGAGAAAAAAAATTCAAAATAAAAAAATATTTTATTTTTCTGTTAAAAAAAAAAAGAAAGTGATTTTTTTGCTACTAATATTAAAATTTATGCAAATCAAACATGTTTTATTATGCATACACCATCTGGTACAATAA
- the murE gene encoding UDP-N-acetylmuramoyl-L-alanyl-D-glutamate--2,6-diaminopimelate ligase, with the protein MKENNLKYFLLPWIKNLPKKNINNLVLDSRKLKSKDIFIAIKGKKKDGHDFIFEAISKKVVAVLSETTEKKQHGKINYINNIPIISFFKLSQELSNLAERFYHKPSSKLKVIGITGTNGKTTVTQLINQWSELLGNKIATMGTLGNGFYKSLKPTKNTTSSAIDIQSFLHSVLDKVNFVTIEVSSHGLSQNRVKNIFFHTAIFTNLTQDHLDYHKNMKKYELAKRSLFTDHKVKKIILNANDTYAKNWLKTFSNKYTVAVTIKDHKQKKYSTKWINAIHIKVYNEKTDVKFESSWGSGILSTCLIGKFNIENLLLALACMLEMNHKLSDLIKTSIQLAPVYGRMQKFHLIKKPICIIDYAHTPDALEKSLNAIKLQYSQKKIWCIFGCGGERDKKKRPLMGKIAEKIANKVIITNDNPRNENQNQIIQEIISGCIKKEKIIIIPNRKKAISYVFFRANINDIIFIAGKGHENYQIIGNQYIYQSDQEIVSNLLENTT; encoded by the coding sequence ATGAAAGAAAATAACTTAAAATATTTTTTATTACCTTGGATTAAAAATCTTCCAAAAAAAAATATAAATAATCTAGTTCTAGATAGCAGAAAATTAAAATCTAAAGATATCTTTATTGCTATTAAGGGTAAAAAAAAAGATGGACATGATTTTATTTTTGAAGCGATCTCTAAAAAAGTAGTAGCAGTTTTATCTGAAACGACAGAAAAAAAACAACATGGGAAAATAAACTATATTAACAATATTCCTATAATATCTTTTTTTAAATTATCTCAAGAACTTTCAAATTTAGCTGAAAGATTCTATCATAAACCAAGCAGTAAATTAAAAGTAATTGGTATTACTGGAACAAATGGAAAAACTACAGTAACACAGCTAATTAATCAATGGAGTGAATTATTAGGAAATAAAATTGCAACAATGGGGACCCTTGGAAATGGGTTTTATAAATCATTAAAACCTACAAAAAATACAACTTCATCAGCTATCGATATACAATCATTTCTACATTCAGTATTAGATAAAGTTAACTTCGTAACTATAGAAGTATCTTCACATGGTTTGTCTCAAAATCGTGTTAAAAATATTTTTTTTCATACTGCAATATTTACTAATTTAACACAAGATCATTTAGATTATCATAAAAATATGAAAAAATATGAATTAGCTAAACGTTCACTTTTTACAGATCATAAAGTAAAAAAAATAATATTAAATGCTAATGATACATATGCAAAGAATTGGTTAAAAACTTTTTCTAATAAATATACAGTTGCAGTCACAATTAAAGATCATAAACAAAAAAAATATTCTACAAAATGGATAAATGCTATTCATATTAAAGTTTATAATGAAAAAACTGATGTAAAATTTGAATCTAGTTGGGGAAGTGGAATTTTATCTACTTGTTTAATAGGAAAATTTAACATAGAAAATTTATTATTAGCACTAGCATGCATGTTAGAAATGAATCATAAATTATCTGATCTCATTAAAACATCTATTCAACTTGCTCCGGTATATGGGCGAATGCAAAAATTTCATCTTATTAAAAAACCAATTTGTATAATAGATTATGCTCATACCCCCGATGCATTAGAAAAATCTCTAAATGCTATTAAATTACAATATTCACAAAAAAAAATATGGTGTATATTTGGTTGCGGAGGAGAAAGAGATAAAAAAAAACGTCCTTTAATGGGAAAAATTGCTGAAAAAATAGCAAATAAAGTAATTATCACTAATGATAATCCAAGAAATGAAAATCAAAATCAAATTATTCAAGAAATTATTAGCGGATGTATAAAAAAAGAAAAAATAATAATTATTCCAAATAGAAAAAAAGCTATTTCTTATGTATTTTTTCGAGCAAACATTAATGATATAATTTTTATTGCTGGAAAAGGACATGAAAATTATCAAATAATTGGAAATCAGTATATTTACCAATCAGATCAAGAAATAGTATCAAATTTATTGGAAAACACAACATGA